In Desulfonatronum thioautotrophicum, a genomic segment contains:
- the csrA gene encoding carbon storage regulator CsrA yields the protein MLILTRKAGESLYLGDTIKVTVLKVQGNQVKLGFDIPEELTVYREEVYLRIKEENLMAAQATKQDFFMATELWSRKKHE from the coding sequence ATGCTCATTTTGACGCGCAAAGCCGGTGAGAGCCTGTACCTTGGCGACACCATCAAGGTCACCGTACTCAAGGTCCAGGGTAATCAGGTCAAACTGGGGTTCGACATCCCGGAGGAGCTGACCGTGTATCGGGAGGAGGTCTACCTGCGGATCAAGGAAGAGAACCTGATGGCCGCGCAGGCCACAAAACAGGACTTCTTCATGGCGACGGAATTATGGTCACGAAAAAAGCACGAGTAA